A genomic region of Devosia ginsengisoli contains the following coding sequences:
- a CDS encoding ABC transporter ATP-binding protein produces MSSDLVIDVRNVSKRFGGLTAVNNCSLSVRRGSITGLIGPNGAGKSTLFNMVAGNIVPDGGSVIFDGVDVTGFKPHELFRAGMLRTFQIAHEFSNMTALENLMVVPGDQPGEYLGNAWFRPGLSKSRETEVRKKALDVIDFLKLGHVRNELAGNLSGGQKKLLELGRTMMVDAKVVLLDEVAAGVNKTLLNDLAANIERMNRELSYTFFVIEHDMDLIARLCDPVIVMAQGEKIAEGPMAEIRANPAIVEAYFGTPVEVA; encoded by the coding sequence GTGTCCTCTGACTTGGTTATCGACGTTCGCAACGTCAGCAAACGCTTTGGCGGTCTCACCGCCGTCAACAACTGCTCGCTATCGGTAAGGCGCGGCTCGATAACCGGGCTGATCGGACCGAACGGGGCAGGTAAATCCACGCTGTTCAACATGGTGGCCGGCAATATCGTGCCCGATGGCGGCTCGGTGATCTTCGACGGGGTCGATGTCACCGGCTTCAAGCCGCATGAGCTGTTCCGGGCGGGCATGTTGCGCACCTTTCAGATCGCGCATGAATTCTCCAACATGACGGCGCTGGAAAATCTGATGGTGGTGCCGGGCGACCAGCCGGGCGAATATCTCGGCAATGCCTGGTTCCGTCCCGGTCTCAGCAAGTCGCGCGAAACCGAGGTGCGCAAGAAGGCGCTGGACGTCATCGACTTCCTGAAGCTCGGCCATGTGCGCAACGAACTGGCGGGGAACCTGTCGGGCGGGCAGAAAAAACTGCTCGAACTGGGCCGTACCATGATGGTCGATGCCAAGGTGGTCTTGCTCGACGAGGTGGCGGCCGGCGTCAACAAGACGCTGCTCAACGACCTGGCGGCCAATATCGAGCGCATGAACCGCGAGTTGAGCTATACTTTCTTCGTCATCGAACACGATATGGATCTGATCGCGCGGCTATGTGATCCGGTCATCGTGATGGCGCAGGGCGAGAAGATCGCCGAGGGCCCGATGGCCGAAATCCGCGCCAATCCAGCCATTGTCGAAGCCTATTTCGGCACACCCGTCGAGGTGGCGTAG
- a CDS encoding methyl-accepting chemotaxis protein produces the protein MKFSNLSIQMKLVIGAGVLFAASMCAIVFGGTALMYGTAGNEAEARARALLGQYSELASGQMGGIISLARGVSAAVEGTISEGVADRDQLGRLMTAAAASRPALTGMTLAFNANALDGNDAGFIGHKYSDASGRFVPYFTNQNGKVVVELLDMSADNANWYDLPLAEDRAVLTPPFSYAVNGVDVLMTTISIPVHKAGKPVGIVTADLGLDTIAGVIGQLRPFDVGNVSLVSSDGQWIASPDPALVGTKVAPDVAGALLDPALLQKGLYYADATGTQQFVIATQLSFDGVTDQWTMLMDVPAATIFAGVDQMRNMALAASAALLVAVLALVWFGAGVLARPIRRMTGIMDGLAEGNYDVAVPYGENRDEIGAMARAVEVFRQNGLKVSQMTEAEAARIVAEEQNRRSMMSDLQGAFGQVVDCAIAGDFSKRVETEFPDPELNGLASSVNSLVATVDRGLGETGRVLTALANTDLTMRMDGEYQGAFARLKADTNAVADKLNEVVTQLRSTSRTLKTATGEILSGANDLSERTTKQAATIEETSAAMEQLASTVLQNAQRAKDASINAAEVTRTAEEGGQVMEKANAAMTAIETSSGKISNIIGLIDDIAFQTNLLALNASVEAARAGDAGKGFAVVAVEVRRLAQSAASASADVKVLIEQSAGEVGLGSRLVSDAAGRLSAMLEAARANDQLMDGIARDSREQASAIEEVNIAVRTMDEMTQHNAALVEETNAAIEQTEAQASALDDIVAVFHTGGERAAPARASAAPAPVRPANVRKAAQAYLSQGNAAISADWNEF, from the coding sequence ATGAAATTCTCCAACCTGTCGATCCAGATGAAGCTGGTGATCGGCGCAGGTGTGTTGTTTGCAGCTTCGATGTGCGCCATCGTCTTCGGCGGAACGGCGCTGATGTATGGCACGGCGGGCAACGAAGCCGAGGCGCGGGCGCGCGCGCTGCTGGGACAGTATAGCGAGCTGGCATCGGGCCAGATGGGCGGCATTATTTCACTGGCCCGCGGCGTAAGCGCCGCAGTGGAAGGAACCATATCGGAAGGCGTGGCCGACCGCGATCAGCTCGGTCGCCTGATGACCGCGGCTGCGGCGTCCCGCCCGGCGCTGACCGGCATGACCCTGGCCTTCAATGCCAACGCCCTCGACGGCAATGATGCCGGCTTTATCGGGCATAAATATTCCGACGCCAGCGGCCGCTTCGTGCCCTATTTCACCAACCAGAACGGCAAGGTCGTCGTCGAGTTGCTGGATATGTCGGCGGACAATGCAAACTGGTATGACCTGCCTTTGGCCGAAGATCGTGCGGTGCTGACGCCACCGTTTTCCTATGCGGTCAATGGCGTCGATGTGCTGATGACCACGATCAGCATTCCCGTGCACAAGGCGGGCAAGCCGGTCGGTATCGTCACCGCCGATCTCGGCCTCGATACGATTGCCGGTGTGATTGGCCAGCTCCGGCCCTTCGATGTCGGCAATGTGTCGCTGGTCAGCAGCGACGGCCAGTGGATTGCCAGCCCTGACCCGGCGCTTGTCGGCACCAAGGTGGCACCCGATGTTGCCGGTGCGCTGCTGGATCCGGCCCTGCTGCAAAAGGGCCTCTACTATGCCGATGCCACCGGCACGCAGCAGTTCGTCATTGCGACGCAACTGTCGTTCGACGGGGTGACCGACCAGTGGACCATGCTGATGGATGTGCCGGCGGCAACGATCTTTGCCGGTGTCGACCAGATGCGCAACATGGCCCTGGCAGCCTCTGCAGCGCTGCTGGTGGCGGTGCTGGCGCTGGTCTGGTTCGGTGCCGGCGTGCTGGCCAGGCCGATCCGCAGGATGACGGGCATCATGGATGGGCTGGCCGAAGGCAATTACGACGTTGCGGTGCCCTATGGCGAAAACCGCGACGAAATCGGCGCCATGGCACGGGCGGTGGAAGTGTTCCGCCAGAACGGGCTCAAGGTCAGCCAGATGACCGAGGCGGAAGCCGCGCGCATCGTGGCCGAGGAGCAGAATCGTCGCTCCATGATGAGCGACCTGCAAGGCGCCTTCGGCCAGGTGGTCGATTGCGCCATTGCCGGCGATTTCAGCAAGCGGGTCGAGACCGAATTCCCCGATCCCGAGCTCAACGGCCTGGCCAGCAGCGTCAACAGCCTCGTCGCCACGGTGGACCGGGGCCTCGGCGAGACCGGCAGGGTGCTAACGGCTTTGGCCAATACGGACCTCACCATGCGCATGGATGGCGAGTATCAGGGCGCCTTTGCCCGCCTCAAGGCCGATACCAATGCGGTGGCGGACAAGCTCAACGAGGTGGTGACGCAATTGCGTTCGACCTCGCGCACGCTCAAGACCGCGACGGGGGAAATCCTGTCGGGTGCGAACGACCTCTCCGAACGCACCACAAAGCAGGCGGCGACGATCGAGGAGACGTCGGCGGCTATGGAGCAACTGGCCTCGACCGTGCTGCAGAATGCGCAGCGCGCCAAGGATGCCAGCATCAACGCGGCCGAGGTGACCCGCACCGCCGAAGAAGGCGGGCAGGTCATGGAAAAGGCCAATGCGGCCATGACGGCCATCGAGACCAGCTCGGGCAAGATTTCCAACATTATCGGGCTGATCGACGATATCGCCTTCCAGACAAACCTGCTGGCGCTCAACGCCTCGGTGGAAGCGGCCCGGGCCGGCGATGCCGGCAAGGGCTTTGCCGTGGTGGCCGTGGAAGTGCGGCGCCTCGCCCAATCGGCGGCCAGCGCTTCGGCCGACGTCAAGGTGCTGATCGAGCAGTCTGCCGGGGAAGTGGGACTGGGTTCGCGCCTGGTTTCGGACGCGGCGGGGCGGCTTTCGGCCATGCTGGAAGCGGCGCGTGCTAATGACCAGTTGATGGACGGCATTGCCCGGGACAGCCGCGAGCAGGCTTCGGCCATCGAGGAGGTCAATATCGCCGTCCGCACCATGGACGAGATGACCCAGCACAATGCGGCACTGGTGGAAGAGACCAATGCCGCCATCGAGCAGACCGAGGCCCAGGCCAGCGCGCTTGATGACATCGTGGCCGTGTTCCATACGGGCGGCGAGCGTGCCGCTCCGGCCCGGGCTTCCGCAGCGCCCGCCCCGGTCCGCCCGGCCAATGTCCGCAAGGCGGCACAGGCCTATCTCAGCCAGGGCAATGCGGCGATTTCGGCCGACTGGAACGAGTTCTAG
- a CDS encoding DUF1801 domain-containing protein, producing the protein MLTSAVDPVYSSDFAALIAPLPAPVAELTARLVALVAAHPGLSGKVMSGWRSVNFRHAGAGHVCSVFAQADRVSLYFEHGRLLAHGDGLLAGDGLKKGRYLRLVPGDDIPVDRIGILLSEAIALFA; encoded by the coding sequence ATGCTCACTTCCGCCGTCGATCCGGTCTATTCCAGCGACTTCGCAGCGCTGATCGCGCCCTTGCCGGCGCCGGTGGCCGAGCTCACAGCCCGGCTGGTGGCGCTGGTTGCGGCGCATCCGGGTCTTTCGGGCAAGGTGATGAGCGGCTGGAGATCGGTCAATTTCCGCCATGCGGGCGCCGGGCATGTCTGTTCGGTCTTTGCCCAGGCCGACCGGGTGTCGCTCTATTTCGAGCATGGGCGATTGCTGGCGCATGGCGATGGCTTGCTGGCCGGGGATGGGCTCAAGAAGGGGCGCTATCTGCGCCTCGTGCCGGGCGACGACATTCCGGTGGACCGGATCGGCATCCTGCTCAGCGAGGCCATTGCCCTTTTTGCGTGA
- a CDS encoding methyl-accepting chemotaxis protein — translation MTTQLKLAFKLPAMVVAIALVTGASLALAAYAVSSSIVNNQAEQRLTAAAANARSSLDAYLNEVAEDLTLFAGRSEIAAAIDLFSGAMRSLKGQGDPVELLQDAYITRNPNPAGERLKLETSDWLPVYDLHHRSLHADFRDMQERRGYYDVLLFDTNFNNVYTVSKDADFATNFAEGGGPWADSDLGKVVRSAMAGEAGQVFLSDFAPYGPSGGAPASFIASPVFDQGFLIGVLAYQMSTGRIGEVLDRTQGLGESGETYLVGQDGLVRNDAARTEDNDVLVLSLQGDAVSAALAGTAAIGPLSHHEGAAYVAASEPLTFGGVDWAVVALESEADISAPSAGLRNTMLVIGLVLLALAAITSILIARTITRPITRLTDAMAEIAGDKLDAVVPGLERADELGYMAEAVDVFRSNGLKMRDLRSAELDMSEERARRVTVIQGLQQDIGAVVGAAIDGDFSRRVGTELDDPELRQLALDVNDLVATVDRGLTETGSVLASLARADLTHRMTGDYKGAFARLKQDTNGVAEQLGDIITQLRGTSGTLKTATGEILSGANDLSERTTRQAATIEETSAAIEQLSRTVVDNAAQAEQASQQARTVSSEAEASGAVMGEATGAMDRITQSSAKISNIIGLIDDIAFQTNLLALNASVEAARAGEAGAGFAVVAVEVRRLAQSAASASSDVKALIEQSADEVKGGTRLVASAAERLVVVQEAIRANATMLDGIARASREQAASIDEVNVAVRQLDEMTQHNAALVEETNAAIEQTEAQANELDRVISVFTLGGGARPAPERESGARGVIGDLKAVAGAYFGRGKAG, via the coding sequence ATGACGACCCAGCTCAAACTTGCCTTCAAGCTGCCGGCCATGGTGGTGGCGATCGCGCTCGTCACCGGCGCCAGCCTGGCGCTGGCGGCCTATGCGGTCAGCAGCAGCATCGTCAACAACCAGGCCGAGCAGCGCCTGACTGCCGCGGCGGCCAATGCGCGCTCGTCGCTCGATGCCTATCTCAATGAAGTCGCCGAGGATTTGACGCTGTTTGCCGGGCGGTCGGAAATCGCCGCCGCCATCGATCTGTTTTCGGGCGCCATGCGCTCGCTGAAGGGGCAGGGCGACCCGGTCGAGCTGCTGCAGGACGCCTATATCACCCGCAATCCCAATCCGGCGGGCGAACGGCTCAAGCTCGAAACCTCGGACTGGCTGCCGGTCTATGACCTGCATCACCGAAGCCTCCATGCCGATTTCCGCGATATGCAGGAACGGCGCGGCTATTACGACGTCCTGCTGTTCGATACCAATTTCAACAATGTCTACACCGTCTCCAAGGACGCCGATTTCGCCACCAATTTCGCCGAAGGCGGTGGGCCATGGGCCGATAGCGACCTGGGCAAGGTGGTGCGATCAGCCATGGCGGGCGAGGCGGGGCAGGTCTTCCTGTCCGATTTCGCGCCCTATGGCCCGAGCGGTGGCGCCCCGGCAAGTTTCATTGCTTCGCCGGTCTTTGATCAGGGTTTTCTGATCGGCGTGCTCGCCTACCAGATGTCCACCGGCCGCATTGGCGAAGTGCTGGATCGCACGCAGGGCTTGGGCGAGAGCGGGGAGACCTATCTCGTCGGCCAGGATGGGCTGGTGCGCAATGATGCCGCCCGAACGGAAGATAATGACGTGCTGGTGCTGTCGCTGCAGGGCGACGCGGTGAGCGCGGCGCTGGCTGGGACGGCGGCGATCGGGCCGCTGTCGCATCATGAGGGCGCAGCCTATGTGGCCGCCAGCGAGCCGCTGACCTTTGGCGGCGTCGACTGGGCCGTGGTGGCGCTGGAAAGCGAAGCCGATATTTCCGCGCCATCGGCCGGGTTGCGCAATACGATGCTTGTCATCGGGCTGGTGCTGCTGGCGCTGGCGGCGATAACGAGCATTCTCATTGCTCGCACGATCACGCGGCCGATCACCCGCCTCACCGATGCCATGGCCGAAATCGCCGGCGACAAGCTGGATGCCGTGGTGCCCGGCCTCGAGCGCGCCGACGAGCTGGGTTACATGGCCGAGGCCGTGGATGTGTTCCGCAGCAATGGTCTCAAGATGCGTGACCTCAGGAGCGCCGAGCTCGATATGAGCGAGGAGCGCGCCAGGCGCGTCACCGTCATCCAGGGCTTGCAGCAGGATATCGGCGCGGTGGTCGGCGCGGCCATAGATGGCGATTTCTCGCGCCGCGTCGGCACCGAACTCGACGATCCCGAGCTGCGGCAGCTGGCGCTCGATGTCAACGACCTGGTGGCGACGGTCGATCGCGGCCTGACCGAAACCGGCAGCGTGCTGGCCTCGCTGGCCCGTGCCGACCTGACCCACCGCATGACCGGCGACTACAAGGGCGCCTTTGCCCGGCTCAAGCAGGATACCAATGGCGTGGCCGAGCAGCTCGGCGACATCATCACCCAGTTGCGCGGCACGTCGGGCACGCTCAAGACCGCCACCGGCGAAATTCTCTCCGGCGCCAACGATCTTTCCGAACGCACGACGCGGCAGGCCGCGACGATCGAGGAGACCAGTGCCGCCATCGAGCAGCTCAGCCGGACGGTGGTCGACAATGCCGCCCAGGCCGAGCAGGCAAGCCAGCAGGCCCGGACGGTTTCGAGCGAGGCCGAGGCCAGCGGCGCGGTGATGGGCGAAGCGACCGGGGCGATGGACCGCATCACGCAGTCCTCGGCCAAGATTTCCAACATTATCGGCCTGATCGACGACATCGCCTTCCAGACCAACCTCCTGGCGCTCAATGCCTCGGTGGAGGCGGCGCGGGCCGGAGAGGCCGGTGCGGGCTTTGCAGTGGTTGCCGTGGAAGTGCGGCGACTGGCCCAGTCGGCCGCCAGTGCGTCATCCGACGTCAAGGCGCTGATCGAACAGTCGGCCGACGAGGTGAAGGGCGGCACGCGACTGGTGGCGAGCGCTGCCGAGCGGCTGGTGGTGGTGCAGGAAGCCATTCGCGCCAATGCGACCATGCTGGACGGGATCGCGCGCGCCAGCCGCGAACAGGCCGCCTCGATCGACGAGGTCAATGTGGCGGTGCGCCAGCTCGACGAGATGACCCAGCACAATGCGGCCCTGGTGGAAGAGACCAATGCCGCCATCGAACAGACCGAGGCGCAGGCCAACGAACTCGACCGGGTCATCAGCGTCTTCACCCTTGGTGGGGGCGCCAGGCCGGCGCCGGAACGCGAAAGTGGTGCACGCGGCGTGATTGGCGATCTCAAGGCGGTCGCCGGCGCCTATTTCGGGCGCGGCAAAGCCGGCTAG
- a CDS encoding methylglyoxal synthase encodes MEGSMARIGLVAHDDKKDDLCVWAEHHKLKLSQHELWGTGTTGSRVMAATGMVVTLLKSGPLGGDQQLGAMIAEGKLDVLIFFIDPLSAQPHDVDVKALTRLATLYDVPCANNKSTADAVLAYL; translated from the coding sequence CTGGAGGGCAGCATGGCGCGGATCGGCCTGGTGGCACACGACGACAAGAAAGACGACCTCTGTGTCTGGGCGGAGCATCACAAGCTCAAGCTCAGCCAGCACGAACTCTGGGGCACGGGCACGACGGGCAGCCGGGTCATGGCGGCGACCGGGATGGTGGTAACGCTGCTCAAGAGTGGCCCGCTGGGGGGCGACCAGCAGCTCGGCGCCATGATCGCCGAGGGCAAGCTGGACGTGCTGATCTTCTTCATCGACCCGCTCTCGGCGCAGCCGCATGATGTCGATGTGAAGGCGCTGACGCGGCTGGCGACGCTCTATGACGTACCCTGCGCCAACAACAAATCCACAGCCGACGCAGTGCTCGCGTATCTTTGA
- a CDS encoding methyl-accepting chemotaxis protein → MSSTSTPKDALQSRLDFIGLDAAAQRRLATVQAHVDRHLPLALDKFYAKIATVPAVMKFFDGKQQMDRAQSKQVGHWKAIAAGQFDDAYYEASSRVGLRHAQIGLEPRWHIGGYGIIVETLVLGLVRDVMAEALQPKAKRFGRKAVSPEEVMAATDAMGMALADVLKSMLLDIDIGVSVYFEKLTADAKAADAEAQAKINRAVTLTGAVLRDMAQGDLTTRITDDFEPEFEQIKGDTNAVAEKLTGIVGQLQQTSRSLKTATGEILSGANDLSERTTRQAATIEETSASVEQLSLAVVENARRAATASDKAQAVSQNATQGGEVMKEANQAMSAIEASSAKISNIIGMIDDIAFQTNLLALNASVEAARAGDAGKGFAVVAVEVRRLAQSAANASSEVKALIEASAAEVRAGTRLVGQAAETLLDILAGAQESAALIDTIAQANKDQASSLEEVAVAVRQMDEMTQHNAALVEETNAAIEQTEVQASELDGIVDVFKIGAVASPVRRVPPQARPRVATVGNTAIAPDWNEF, encoded by the coding sequence ATGTCATCGACCTCAACTCCCAAAGACGCCCTGCAGTCCCGTCTCGATTTCATCGGCCTCGACGCGGCGGCGCAGCGCCGGCTGGCAACGGTCCAGGCGCATGTCGACCGGCATCTGCCGTTGGCGCTGGACAAGTTCTACGCCAAGATCGCCACGGTTCCGGCGGTCATGAAATTCTTCGATGGCAAGCAGCAGATGGACCGGGCCCAATCCAAGCAGGTCGGACACTGGAAGGCGATTGCCGCCGGCCAGTTCGACGACGCCTATTACGAGGCCAGTTCTCGCGTCGGCCTGCGCCATGCCCAGATCGGGCTGGAGCCGCGCTGGCATATCGGGGGCTATGGCATCATCGTGGAAACGCTGGTGCTGGGCCTGGTTCGCGACGTGATGGCCGAGGCCCTGCAACCCAAGGCGAAACGGTTCGGGCGCAAGGCGGTCTCACCCGAAGAGGTGATGGCGGCGACCGACGCGATGGGCATGGCGCTGGCCGATGTGCTCAAATCCATGCTGCTCGATATCGATATCGGCGTGTCCGTCTATTTCGAGAAGCTCACGGCCGATGCCAAGGCCGCGGACGCCGAGGCCCAGGCCAAGATCAACCGCGCGGTGACCCTCACCGGGGCGGTGCTGCGCGATATGGCACAGGGTGACCTCACGACCCGCATCACCGACGATTTCGAGCCGGAATTCGAGCAGATCAAGGGCGATACCAATGCGGTGGCCGAGAAGCTGACCGGGATCGTCGGTCAGTTGCAGCAGACCTCGCGCTCGCTCAAGACCGCGACCGGGGAAATTCTCTCCGGCGCCAACGACCTGTCCGAACGCACCACAAGGCAGGCAGCCACGATCGAGGAGACGTCGGCTTCGGTCGAGCAATTGTCGCTGGCCGTGGTGGAAAATGCCCGCCGTGCGGCGACGGCGAGCGACAAGGCCCAGGCCGTGTCGCAGAATGCCACGCAGGGCGGCGAGGTGATGAAGGAAGCCAACCAGGCCATGTCGGCGATCGAAGCCAGTTCGGCCAAGATTTCCAACATTATCGGCATGATCGACGATATCGCCTTCCAGACCAACCTGCTGGCGCTCAACGCCTCGGTGGAAGCAGCCCGCGCCGGCGATGCCGGCAAGGGCTTTGCCGTGGTTGCTGTGGAAGTACGCCGCCTAGCGCAATCGGCGGCCAATGCATCGAGTGAGGTGAAAGCCCTGATCGAAGCCAGTGCTGCCGAGGTGCGCGCCGGGACGCGGCTGGTTGGACAGGCCGCCGAAACCCTGCTCGATATCCTGGCCGGGGCGCAGGAAAGCGCCGCACTCATCGACACCATCGCCCAGGCCAACAAGGATCAGGCGTCCTCGCTCGAGGAAGTGGCGGTTGCGGTGCGGCAGATGGACGAGATGACCCAGCATAATGCGGCGCTGGTGGAAGAAACCAATGCCGCCATCGAGCAGACCGAGGTGCAGGCCAGCGAACTCGACGGCATCGTCGATGTGTTCAAGATCGGCGCCGTCGCCTCGCCGGTGCGCCGGGTACCGCCGCAGGCGCGTCCCAGGGTGGCCACGGTGGGCAATACCGCCATCGCGCCGGACTGGAACGAGTTCTAG
- a CDS encoding methyl-accepting chemotaxis protein, protein MLKRAGHVLGNIKLTTMIATLVISAIIVSIAAVTTATYVNLSASTRANAMAQLEGDLRTAATVVGGKLPGSEVAWAEDGSIASVKTWAMPRLFVNHDLVDSVVRLTGENVTIYGAEAADKPLIALSSTLLTPEGERMLGGVLDQTDPAYASLVEGKSYFGEATVQGTAYYTAYQPILDQESRLIGVLYAGTDKARLEAGILSTLWILLGVGAVSLVILGVLGYVMSRLMMAAVPKLAQTMKAVAEGDYEAEVPFITRGNEVGEMARAVEIFRENGLKVSQMTEEERAASQRRRVERTDMMVALQAAFGEVVDAAIAGDFSKRVHAQFPDPELNALAGSVNNLVETVDRGISETGDVLAALADTNLTRRMAGDYQGAFAKLKADTNAVGDKLTDVVTQLRSTSRALKTATGEILSGANDLSERTTKQAATIEETSAAMEQLASTVADNARMAEDADVKAKSVSHSAAQSGETMAEANEAMERITSSSAKISNIIGMIDDIAFQTNLLALNASVEAARAGDAGKGFAVVAVEVRRLAQSAASASADVKALIEQSANEVKGGSKLVSNASEQLTAMLDAVDENATLMQAIARASREQAAAIDEVSVAVRTLDEMTQHNAALVEETNAAIEQTEAQASELDRVVDIFTIDETARPATAPARGVPTQERGLPTQGRGVVDKVRSAARSYLTQGNAAIAKDWSEF, encoded by the coding sequence ATGCTGAAGCGCGCTGGGCACGTCCTGGGCAATATCAAGTTGACGACGATGATCGCCACCTTGGTGATTTCCGCCATCATCGTATCCATCGCGGCGGTGACGACGGCGACCTATGTCAATCTCAGCGCCTCGACCCGCGCCAATGCCATGGCGCAACTGGAAGGCGACCTGCGCACGGCGGCGACGGTGGTGGGCGGCAAGCTGCCCGGTTCCGAGGTGGCCTGGGCAGAGGATGGCAGCATCGCTTCGGTCAAGACCTGGGCCATGCCGCGCCTGTTCGTCAATCACGACCTGGTGGATTCGGTGGTTCGTCTCACCGGCGAAAACGTGACCATCTACGGCGCAGAGGCGGCCGACAAACCCCTCATCGCCCTGAGCAGCACGCTGCTGACGCCCGAGGGTGAACGCATGCTGGGCGGCGTGCTGGACCAGACCGATCCCGCCTATGCTTCGCTGGTCGAAGGCAAGTCCTATTTTGGCGAAGCCACAGTGCAGGGCACCGCCTATTATACGGCGTATCAACCCATACTGGACCAGGAAAGCCGGCTGATCGGCGTGCTGTATGCCGGCACGGACAAGGCCCGGCTCGAGGCGGGTATTCTCTCCACCCTGTGGATCCTGCTGGGCGTGGGCGCGGTGAGCCTCGTGATCCTGGGCGTGTTGGGCTATGTCATGTCCCGCCTGATGATGGCGGCGGTGCCGAAGCTGGCGCAGACCATGAAGGCGGTGGCCGAGGGCGATTACGAAGCCGAAGTGCCGTTCATCACCCGTGGCAATGAAGTCGGCGAGATGGCCCGCGCGGTCGAAATCTTCCGCGAGAACGGGCTCAAGGTCAGCCAGATGACCGAGGAAGAGCGCGCGGCTTCGCAGCGCCGCCGGGTCGAGCGTACCGACATGATGGTAGCCTTGCAGGCCGCCTTCGGCGAGGTGGTGGATGCCGCTATTGCCGGCGATTTCTCCAAGCGCGTCCACGCGCAATTCCCCGATCCCGAGCTCAATGCGCTGGCCGGCAGCGTCAACAACCTGGTCGAGACGGTGGATCGCGGCATCAGCGAAACCGGCGACGTGCTGGCCGCGCTGGCCGATACCAATCTCACAAGGCGGATGGCGGGTGATTATCAGGGCGCGTTTGCCAAGCTCAAGGCCGATACCAATGCGGTGGGCGACAAGCTGACCGATGTGGTGACGCAATTGCGCTCGACCTCGCGTGCCCTCAAGACCGCGACGGGGGAAATCCTCTCCGGGGCCAATGATCTCTCCGAACGCACCACCAAGCAGGCGGCGACGATCGAGGAAACTTCGGCTGCCATGGAGCAGCTTGCTTCGACCGTGGCCGACAATGCCCGCATGGCGGAAGACGCCGACGTCAAGGCCAAGTCGGTATCCCACAGTGCGGCGCAGAGCGGGGAAACCATGGCCGAGGCCAATGAGGCGATGGAACGCATCACCTCCAGTTCGGCCAAGATTTCCAACATTATCGGCATGATCGACGATATCGCCTTCCAGACCAATCTGCTGGCGCTGAACGCGTCGGTGGAAGCGGCCCGGGCCGGCGATGCCGGCAAGGGTTTCGCCGTGGTGGCGGTGGAAGTGCGGCGCCTGGCGCAGTCGGCGGCCAGCGCTTCGGCCGACGTCAAGGCGTTGATCGAACAGAGCGCCAACGAGGTCAAGGGCGGCAGCAAGCTGGTGTCCAACGCCTCCGAGCAGTTGACGGCCATGCTGGATGCAGTCGACGAGAATGCCACCCTGATGCAGGCTATCGCCAGGGCCAGCCGCGAACAGGCAGCCGCCATCGATGAAGTGTCGGTGGCCGTGCGCACCCTGGACGAGATGACCCAGCATAATGCCGCTTTGGTGGAAGAAACCAATGCCGCCATCGAGCAGACCGAGGCCCAGGCCAGCGAACTCGACCGGGTGGTGGATATCTTCACCATCGACGAGACGGCGCGGCCCGCTACCGCCCCGGCGCGTGGCGTGCCGACGCAGGAGCGCGGCTTGCCGACGCAAGGGCGCGGCGTGGTCGACAAGGTCCGGTCGGCTGCTCGCTCCTATCTCACGCAGGGCAATGCGGCCATCGCCAAGGACTGGTCCGAGTTCTGA